One genomic segment of Amycolatopsis sp. WQ 127309 includes these proteins:
- a CDS encoding alpha/beta fold hydrolase: protein MTVWGAWPAKDGFAYVGDESGRPQPWFQTWAGERRMLPIDGAVTRLAWRPDESRLLVVTDVTGGQDYRLAELDPGTGEVEWLAAEPGVRREIGVPYSSTSNPYSPDGRLLAYATSARDVTCLDVYVRDLKTGETRMVLEGDDRYVPMFFSPDSRYLLVLRFHQNTDHDLFTCDLETGRIRHLTPHEGPAKYQPGGWNEDGIYLCTTEGRDFLGVALLVPGRELEWIATPDADVENVIVGSQVVWALPQDQCTILCTSETAVELPGFASQPFGYDGYVPRFAGDRLLAQVGAGDRATEFLLVDPTSGETRPLTGFGDGLPDDLVAPETVRFTGTGGLEISGLLYRPRPAAGPVPAVLSIHGGPEWAALPVHDPLIQRLVRAGIAVLTPNVRGSTGRGLAYQRLIYRDWGGGDLADFEAAAGFLRSLDGVDGDRLGVHGISYGGFAALSCLTRLPEYWRAGVAICGPADLEEDVRSLPPTWSRRVVEWIGDVGDPADLARLRTASPLTHAAEVRAPLLLAHAVNDTTVGINGTERLYETLTGLGKTVRFIRLSRGHLPDDRAERDELDAAVVQWFRDHLEPHPAEVKTTAGHR, encoded by the coding sequence ACGTGACCGGCGGCCAGGACTACCGGCTGGCCGAGCTCGATCCCGGCACCGGCGAGGTGGAGTGGCTGGCCGCGGAACCCGGTGTCCGGCGCGAGATCGGCGTGCCGTATTCGAGCACGAGCAATCCGTACAGCCCGGACGGCCGGCTGCTCGCCTACGCGACCAGTGCGCGTGACGTCACCTGCCTGGACGTCTACGTGCGGGACCTGAAGACCGGCGAGACCAGGATGGTCCTCGAGGGCGACGACCGCTACGTGCCGATGTTCTTCTCGCCGGACTCCCGGTACCTGCTCGTCCTGCGGTTCCACCAGAACACCGACCACGACCTGTTCACCTGCGATCTCGAGACCGGCCGGATCCGGCACCTCACCCCGCACGAGGGCCCGGCGAAGTACCAGCCGGGTGGGTGGAACGAGGACGGCATCTACCTCTGCACCACGGAGGGCCGCGACTTCCTCGGGGTCGCCCTGCTCGTCCCGGGCCGGGAACTGGAGTGGATCGCCACGCCGGACGCCGACGTGGAGAACGTGATCGTGGGCTCGCAGGTCGTCTGGGCCCTGCCGCAGGACCAGTGCACGATCCTGTGCACGTCGGAGACCGCGGTCGAACTGCCCGGATTCGCCTCCCAGCCGTTCGGCTACGACGGTTACGTGCCGCGGTTCGCCGGAGACCGGCTGCTCGCCCAGGTCGGTGCCGGCGACCGGGCGACCGAATTCCTGCTGGTGGACCCGACCTCCGGCGAGACGCGCCCGCTCACCGGCTTCGGCGACGGGCTGCCGGACGACCTCGTCGCGCCGGAAACGGTCCGGTTCACCGGAACCGGCGGGCTCGAGATATCCGGGCTGCTGTACCGCCCGCGTCCGGCGGCCGGTCCCGTTCCCGCGGTGCTCAGCATCCACGGCGGTCCGGAATGGGCCGCGCTGCCGGTCCACGACCCGCTGATCCAGCGGCTGGTGCGCGCCGGAATCGCCGTGCTGACGCCGAACGTGCGGGGCTCGACCGGGCGGGGGCTGGCCTACCAGCGGCTGATCTACCGCGACTGGGGCGGCGGTGACCTGGCCGATTTCGAAGCCGCCGCGGGTTTTCTCCGGAGCCTCGACGGGGTGGACGGCGACCGGCTCGGTGTCCACGGGATCTCCTACGGCGGGTTCGCGGCGCTCAGCTGCCTGACCAGGCTGCCGGAGTACTGGCGGGCCGGTGTCGCGATCTGCGGGCCGGCCGACCTCGAAGAGGACGTCCGGTCCCTGCCGCCGACGTGGAGCCGGCGGGTCGTGGAGTGGATCGGGGACGTCGGTGATCCGGCGGATCTGGCGAGGCTGAGGACGGCGAGCCCGCTGACCCACGCGGCCGAAGTCCGGGCGCCGCTGCTGCTGGCCCACGCGGTGAACGACACCACTGTCGGCATCAACGGCACCGAGCGGCTGTACGAGACGCTGACCGGGCTGGGCAAGACCGTGCGATTCATCCGCCTTTCCCGCGGTCATCTCCCGGACGACCGGGCGGAACGGGACGAGCTCGACGCCGCGGTCGTGCAATGGTTCCGCGACCACCTCGAGCCGCACCCGGCCGAGGTGAAAACGACGGCCGGACACCGATAG